CTCTGTTGGTAACACGCAGCCTTTACAGATGGAGTGAAGAACGGTGTGTATGGtggatttaaattttgaaactgAATACAATAATTTGATCATACGTTTAACAAAAAGGAGTCGTAATCTGACGGATAACTATGGTTGGTTTTGAATATTTCCGAGCCCAGTAGGAGAGGTTCCATGACAAATCCTAGCAAAGCTGGGCTGTCAAGTGGGGTTGTTGAAAGTTGGATGGTGTTGGCTGGTCACCAAACTACAAAATTCAGCTTAACTagtataattcttttttatttatttattttaatcttaatCTTAATGTTATCTTTATTCCAAATCCAATTCTTAAAGGACCCTCGCAAAGTCACAAGCTTTCCCTTTACCTCCTCACATCATCATAACACTGGCCCCTCACGTTCTTCaccaaacccaaaaataaaggagaaagaaaagaaaaccctgtcaatctctctctctctctctcggtttgattttgattattattgTGGTATCAATTTCTTAATCCAATtttcaaaatcccataaaaaagCTACAAGCTTCTCCTTTTCCCTTAGCACTGACCGCCTCTCTTTCTTTCGTCAACATCGAAATTATCCATGAACCTTACCCTTGCGTGGGTTAACGCTTGCCCACTTTTGTCATTAAGATCAAggcgcccccccccccctcccccccttctctctctctctctctctctctctctgtttgtgAGCATCGACTGATCCAACCCACGGTCCTCTTCTTAAAATATATGCATTACTCAAACTCataaacaaacaacatattaATGTATAACCACGTTCTCTCGTCTGAGGTCTCCTTGGGGGACCAGCACCATACACCTCTCCTCCCTACATTTTCACCATCTCCCATTATAATGTAGCATTTATTTATTCCAATTCCATGTTATATATACCGCCCACACCAGATACCCATCTCTCTCGGTCTCTTTTTCTGTACAGAAATTCTCTCCCCCACCCTGCAAGCAAAGCAGCTTTCACTTTGTTttcgtttttttattttttgggggggATTCTTTCTTTACCTTTCTTTATATCTCTCTCCTTTTGGTTTCTGGGTTTCCGTGCTCTCTCATTGAGATCTGCTTCAAAATGGGACTTCTCCAAGGCACTTGCAGTAGCTCAAGGGAGGCACCTTACAGCCCGAATGACTCTTCCGCTCTAACTAAAAATCACTACCGTGACTGCAATGGGCACAAAGTCAAGTCCATTTTGAGGAAAATGATTTGGGAACTTGGTTTGGCACGTTTTCTTCCAGCTCGCCTCAGGCGAAGCTCTAGCAAGAATCAGAGCGAGGCTGACCAAAACAACACCATTAGCAACAAGAATTTGGAACACAACAAGGCATGGCTGTTAGCAGAGTCTGGTGGGTGTGGTGCGGAGTTGACAAATGCCGACCCACAATCGGTTCATTCATCTTTCAGGTTCAGTTTTTGCTCCCAGGTTGAACTCGATACTCTGAATATGAATTCGTCGACTGCTGCTACCGTTTTGATGGTGAATTTGGATAGTGGAATGACGGAGTCTCGAGCAAGAGAGCTCAAGTGGCGCAGAATCGAGTCATTGGAGAGGAGCATTTCCCCAGTGGCCAATACTCTGATCAGATTCAGCTATGGTGATATTGTTTCGGCTACTCGCAATTTCTCGAAAGGTACTGTAATGGGTTTCGTTTATTTGAAtcaaattttgtttctttctataTGATTGTAAGTGATTTTGTTGTATTGGTAGGCAGAGTTTTGGGAAGAGGGGCTTTGAGCTGTGTCTTTAGGGCGAGAGTTGGGCTCTTGAGAACGGCCGTGGCGATTAAGCGGTTGGACAAGGAAGATAAGGAATCTGCAAAGGCATTTTGTAGGGAATTGATGATTGCTAGCTCTCTTCACAACCCAAATGTTGTTCCTCTGGTGGGTTTTTGTATTGATCCAGAGGAGGGCCTTTTCTTGGTGTACAAGTATGTCTCTGGTGGAAGCTTAGAGCGCCATCTGCATGGTATGCTTTGAAGGtcttttatttggaagtttgattTGGATTTGTGAGTTTGAATTGATTTTGTGACACACACGTTTGCAGGGAAGAAGAAGGGCTCAAGAGCTGGTTCTTTACTTCCATGGTCTGTGAGGTATAAGGTAGCTATCGGGATTGCAGAGGCAATTGCATATCTACATAATGGAACTGAGAGATGTGTCGTTCATAGAGACCTCAAGCCCTCTAACATTCTCCTTTCTTCAAAGAAGAGACCGAAGGTAGAGGGGCATTTTCTTTTGGGTTTCGTTTAATTTCCCACTTAACTTATGGTATTGCAAGTCGTTCTGATGGATAATTATGTGCTGACGATGTTGTTTAGTTATGCGATTTTGGATTAGCTACGTGGACTTCTGCACCATCAGTTCCTTTCCTCTGCAAAACTGTCAAAGGAACATTTGGGTATGATCTCAAGGAAACTTCTTTAGGCATTAAGAAAGGAAATCTTTTCGCTGATTGATACATAAAGACTTGTTTTTCTTCCATGAATTGAATCGAACTATATACGCAGTTATTTGGCTCCTGAGTATTTCCAGCACGGGAAAGTATCCGATAAAACTGATGTATATGCTTTTGGGGTAGTCTTACTGGAACTCATTACTGGCCGGAAGCCAATTGAAGCAAGAAGGCCACCGGGAGAAGAAAACTTGGTCCTATGGGTAGGTTAAACTACGGCTTCGTTTTAAGTTGCCTTCAATTGCATTGACTTTGTGATGTACTGGTTGTTCCTTATATGCTTTTCATATTGGAAAAAGAAAGTTCTCCAACAACAAAATTATTGTCCATAGCCCAAACGGTCAAACACACATTCATTCGATCAGGTGGACCACTCAATCGGTAAAGAATTTATAAATCAATGGTGTCCCAGACTGCATCAGTTCTGATATATTAGATAATCTCTCCATTTGATTAGTTTTCTGTAAAGATTGTTTTTTAATGGGATCAACATTTTTCTCTATAAGGAGGCAGGTATAAATGGGTGAACACCATATATGACCTTGGCATATAGCTATTAAACTGTACAAAATTGTTCTCATGACTAGGAGTATGAGATTCTTTATGCCTTGCCAAAACTGTTTGGTGCTGCACCTTGAATGTTGCATTTTAAAACAGACAATTTAGTTTTGAGTCCACAATGAAACTAATAAACTTCCAAATTGGATTGAATTTGAAATTGAGCTTTAGACATTTGGTCCAAGGAATCCCCTCGTTCCACAGTTTTTAAGATTCATAGACGGCTTCATTAATACTGTTAACTGCACTCAGCTTCTCTAAAGCCACTGGTTTCATACTTTTGGTAGGCTAAAATTAGTTTGAATTGCACTCCCATAGGTTCTTGCATGGTTTCTAATTGGTGGAACCCAAAATATTGTAGTTTAACTTGCGTAGTCCCAGATAACTAGGTTTCTCTATGAATAGTGCCTTTTGTTAACTTATGAAATTGGAAAGCTTCTGGCAAGAGGGAATGGAAAGTAGGGAAAACTTTACCAGGACACCTGACTGGTATTTGCATGTTTCAGTTCCTTGCTAACATGCATTTCTCCAAAACTACTTCATTTCTTTACAGGAATTCGTGTTCCCGATACAAGCTGGCTATTTTGTGCTGTTGATGTCAAAATTAAGCATTTATATCAATAATTCTATGTGAAAACTACATCATAAATTATAATGACCAACAATTCATCTGACGATAACAAAATATTCTGTATGCTTGCTTTTTATTATCTCAGCACCAAGGAGGAGGCCTATTCTCAAGTCTCAACTGTttgaagaaaaaagggaaattaTGAAACCGTCATTTTTTGCTTAAGTTGTTAACAGTTATTCCACTTACTAGTGTTTCCATCTAGAAATCATGTCTTATATGAGAATAAAATCTCTAAAAACTTTATGAAGCCCCTAATACAGGAAGATCTCGTTTGTATATTTCCTCTATGGTCCTAAGACTTCTTGGCTTTTTAAAGTAAGAATCAGATTATCTAAAAATTGATGGTGAATGAGAAACAAATCTGATCAGAGTTTTCTCACTTGGAACTTTATtcagattatcttacccaaaaaaggaaaaaattattcAGATTGACAGACTGAGTGGTTGTATCTGAGCTGCTACGAAGCTGTACTTCAGTAGATGATCTCTTGGATGAATTAATGCTTGAACCTAATTTACATAGAATTTAAAGCGGTGTTTAAACACAGATATTATTCAAATCTACTTGGTGCCTGTAGCCAGTATACCTGTGGTTTTTTTCATTCACTTGCAAAAGAGTTTACGTCCAACTCTGGgaggtatttttgtttttgtggggGCGGAAATTCAAATGCTTTTTAAATATCTCTGTTTGATATATTTGTAGTAGTGAAAACTTGAAACGGTGAACTTGAGGTTCTTTTGCAGGCAAAGCCCCTCTTGCAGAAAGGGAAAGGAGCCATTGAAGAGTTGCTTGATCCACAGATCAAATGTACCTTGAAAAATTCGAATCAAATAGCACGAATGATTGAAGCAGCAGCTTCCTGCGTAACCAGTGAAGAATCTCGAAGGCCTGGCATTGAAGAGATTATTGCTGTATTGAAGGGTGAAGAATCACCTCTTTTTTCCAAAAGGAAGAAGCCCGGTTTTCTGGGAAACGGATGTGTTATTGATTGTTACCCTCAATTACAGCAAACCAATAGTGAGATGAAAAGTCACTTAGCATTGGCAATGCTAGGAGTTTCTGAGTTTGAAGATGATGATAATTTTTTCTGCCGATGAGGCATGTGAAATTGAACTTTctggattttcagatttttctgaAAGTTGTTTGTTTGGAGAGACTGACACGTTAGAAGTGGAAGGGTGTTGAATTTGTAAATAGGAATAGGAGTCTATTGAATGATTGGTGTGTACATATCTTCAATTACC
This is a stretch of genomic DNA from Carya illinoinensis cultivar Pawnee chromosome 3, C.illinoinensisPawnee_v1, whole genome shotgun sequence. It encodes these proteins:
- the LOC122302878 gene encoding probable serine/threonine-protein kinase PBL21, with amino-acid sequence MGLLQGTCSSSREAPYSPNDSSALTKNHYRDCNGHKVKSILRKMIWELGLARFLPARLRRSSSKNQSEADQNNTISNKNLEHNKAWLLAESGGCGAELTNADPQSVHSSFRFSFCSQVELDTLNMNSSTAATVLMVNLDSGMTESRARELKWRRIESLERSISPVANTLIRFSYGDIVSATRNFSKGRVLGRGALSCVFRARVGLLRTAVAIKRLDKEDKESAKAFCRELMIASSLHNPNVVPLVGFCIDPEEGLFLVYKYVSGGSLERHLHGKKKGSRAGSLLPWSVRYKVAIGIAEAIAYLHNGTERCVVHRDLKPSNILLSSKKRPKLCDFGLATWTSAPSVPFLCKTVKGTFGYLAPEYFQHGKVSDKTDVYAFGVVLLELITGRKPIEARRPPGEENLVLWAKPLLQKGKGAIEELLDPQIKCTLKNSNQIARMIEAAASCVTSEESRRPGIEEIIAVLKGEESPLFSKRKKPGFLGNGCVIDCYPQLQQTNSEMKSHLALAMLGVSEFEDDDNFFCR